One window of the Amycolatopsis mediterranei genome contains the following:
- the ftsY gene encoding signal recognition particle-docking protein FtsY encodes MSSTWFLFVVVAVVVLVALLVTGLLIARRRRISLDAQREVEAKPKGGSYAASGGIALAPGGTAEAPEAEHPVEDRPEVDGQPAVGDDAAVPRDSAQRTVRDVKLPEAEVVEPAPVAEAIEPAAGRMERLRGRLTKSRSMFGTSLLGLLGAGDLDEDSWQDVEDTLLMADLGAATTNQIVERLRDELSRRAVRSSAEAREVLHEVLTAQLSTDGHRAVRALPHTVDGKKQPAVVLVAGVNGTGKTTTTGKLARVLVAQGGTVLLGAADTFRAAAADQLQTWAERVGAEVVRGKEGADPAAVAFDAVKRGVDTGVDAVLVDTAGRLHTKTGLMDELGKVKRVVEKQAKVDEVLLVLDATTGQNGLMQARVFAEVIDVTGIVLTKLDGTAKGGIVFQVQKELGVPVKLVGLGEGPDDLAPFEPGAFVDALLG; translated from the coding sequence GTGTCGAGCACCTGGTTCCTGTTCGTAGTCGTCGCCGTCGTCGTCCTGGTCGCCCTGCTGGTGACCGGCCTGTTGATCGCACGCAGGCGGCGGATCAGCCTGGACGCCCAGCGCGAGGTCGAGGCGAAACCGAAGGGCGGTTCGTACGCCGCGAGCGGGGGCATCGCCCTCGCGCCCGGTGGCACCGCCGAGGCTCCCGAAGCCGAGCACCCGGTCGAGGACCGGCCGGAGGTCGATGGCCAGCCCGCGGTGGGCGACGACGCGGCGGTGCCGCGGGACTCGGCGCAGCGCACGGTCCGCGACGTCAAGCTGCCGGAGGCCGAGGTCGTCGAACCCGCGCCGGTCGCCGAGGCGATCGAACCGGCGGCCGGCCGCATGGAGCGGCTGCGCGGCCGCCTGACGAAGTCGCGCTCGATGTTCGGGACGAGCCTGCTGGGCCTGCTCGGCGCCGGCGACCTCGACGAGGACTCCTGGCAGGACGTCGAGGACACGCTGCTGATGGCCGACCTCGGTGCGGCCACCACGAACCAGATCGTCGAGCGCCTGCGCGACGAGCTGTCCCGGCGTGCGGTGCGGTCGTCGGCCGAGGCGCGCGAGGTGCTGCACGAGGTGCTGACGGCCCAGCTGTCCACCGACGGCCACCGCGCGGTGCGGGCGCTGCCGCACACCGTCGACGGCAAGAAGCAGCCCGCGGTGGTGCTGGTGGCGGGGGTCAACGGCACCGGCAAGACGACGACCACGGGCAAGCTCGCCCGCGTCCTGGTGGCGCAGGGCGGAACGGTGCTGCTGGGCGCGGCGGACACGTTCCGCGCGGCGGCGGCCGACCAGCTGCAGACGTGGGCCGAGCGCGTGGGCGCGGAGGTCGTCCGCGGCAAGGAGGGCGCGGACCCGGCGGCGGTGGCGTTCGACGCGGTCAAGCGCGGCGTGGACACGGGCGTGGACGCGGTCCTGGTCGACACGGCGGGCCGGCTGCACACGAAGACGGGCCTGATGGACGAGCTGGGCAAGGTCAAGCGCGTCGTGGAGAAGCAGGCGAAGGTCGACGAAGTGCTGCTGGTGCTGGACGCGACCACGGGCCAGAACGGGCTCATGCAGGCCCGGGTGTTCGCCGAGGTCATCGACGTCACGGGCATCGTACTGACGAAGCTCGACGGCACGGCGAAGGGCGGCATCGTGTTCCAGGTCCAGAAGGAGCTGGGCGTGCCGGTGAAGCTGGTCGGGCTCGGCGAGGGCCCGGACGACCTGGCGCCGTTCGAGCCGGGCGCGTTCGTGGACGCACTGCTCGGCTAG
- a CDS encoding GNAT family N-acetyltransferase has translation MTAIHGDRVRLRPIGPADRARLHEVLATPEVARWWGDPDREVEGLYEVEEGYTVYVIELDGEVVGLIQSCEELDPQYRHAGIDISVHPAFHGRGVGTDAIRTLAAHLFAAGHHRLTIDPAASNETAIRVYTKVGFRPVGVLRDYERGPDGTWHDGLLMDLLAGELS, from the coding sequence ATGACCGCCATTCACGGCGATCGGGTGCGGCTGCGCCCGATCGGCCCAGCGGATCGCGCCCGGCTGCACGAAGTCCTGGCCACCCCGGAGGTCGCCCGCTGGTGGGGCGACCCGGATCGCGAGGTCGAAGGCCTGTACGAGGTCGAAGAGGGCTACACCGTCTATGTGATCGAACTCGACGGTGAAGTCGTCGGCCTGATCCAAAGCTGCGAGGAGCTGGACCCGCAGTACCGCCACGCGGGCATCGACATCTCGGTGCACCCGGCCTTCCACGGCCGCGGCGTCGGCACGGACGCGATCCGCACCCTGGCTGCGCACCTGTTCGCGGCGGGCCACCACCGGTTGACGATCGACCCGGCGGCGTCGAACGAGACGGCGATCCGGGTGTACACGAAGGTGGGTTTCCGCCCGGTCGGAGTGCTGCGCGATTACGAACGCGGTCCGGACGGCACTTGGCACGACGGGTTGCTGATGGACCTGCTGGCGGGCGAGTTGAGCTGA
- a CDS encoding IclR family transcriptional regulator yields MPAEKNGRDGGVQSLQRAFELLEHLADTGGEASLSELATLSGLPMPTIHRLIRTLVDLGYVRQNTNRRYALGARLIRLGENASMQFGAWARPLLAELVEEVGETANLAVLERDEVVYVAQVPSKHSMRMFTEVGRRLLPHGTGVGKAMLAHLPASEVRSLLERTGMPAYTEHTFTDPDALAVELSRIASQGYALDEAEQELGVRCVAVAVPGAPVPAAVSVSGPSGRLTAEAVAHIAPAVQRVADALGASLSQAVTV; encoded by the coding sequence GTGCCGGCGGAGAAGAACGGTCGCGACGGCGGCGTCCAGTCCCTGCAGCGTGCCTTCGAGCTGCTGGAACACCTCGCGGACACCGGCGGGGAGGCCAGCCTGTCCGAGCTGGCGACGCTGTCCGGGCTGCCGATGCCGACGATCCACCGGCTGATCCGCACCCTGGTCGACCTGGGGTACGTCCGCCAGAACACGAACCGCCGCTACGCGCTGGGCGCGCGGCTGATCCGGCTGGGCGAGAACGCGAGCATGCAGTTCGGCGCGTGGGCGCGCCCGCTGCTGGCGGAGCTGGTGGAGGAGGTCGGCGAGACGGCGAACCTGGCCGTCCTGGAGCGCGACGAAGTCGTGTACGTGGCCCAGGTGCCGTCGAAGCATTCGATGCGCATGTTCACCGAGGTCGGGCGGCGGTTGCTGCCGCACGGGACGGGAGTGGGCAAGGCGATGCTGGCGCACCTGCCCGCTTCCGAGGTGCGGTCCTTGCTGGAGCGGACCGGGATGCCCGCGTACACGGAGCACACGTTCACCGACCCGGACGCGCTGGCGGTGGAGCTGTCCCGGATCGCTTCGCAGGGGTATGCGCTGGACGAGGCCGAGCAGGAGCTGGGCGTGCGGTGTGTCGCGGTGGCGGTGCCGGGCGCGCCGGTTCCGGCGGCGGTGTCGGTGTCGGGGCCGTCCGGGCGGCTGACCGCCGAGGCGGTGGCGCACATCGCCCCGGCGGTGCAGCGGGTGGCGGATGCCCTGGGAGCCAGCCTCTCCCAGGCGGTCACGGTCTGA
- the aceB gene encoding malate synthase A — MSSEVQVLGDPVERGDEILTPEALAFLAGLHDAFAGRRDELLQARGKRREEARTTGRLDFLPETEEIREGDWQVAGAPPALRDRRVEITGPTDRKMTINALNSGAKVWLADLEDANTPHWANVVSGQVNLYDAVRETITLESGGKSYALKDDVEHATIVVRPRGWHLPESHLTFGGREGVGALVDFGLHFFHNAAELLKRGKGPYYYLPKMESHLEARLWNDVFTHAEKTLGIEHGTVRATVLIETIPAAFEMEEILYELREHASGLNAGRWDYLFSVIKYFRDAGEKFVLPDRNSVTMTAPFMRAYTELLVRTCHKRGAFAIGGMAAFIPSKDPETNKGAFEKVHADKSREAGDGFDGSWVAHPGMVELCKEEFDKVLGDKPNQLDRTRDEVSVTADQLLDVASTPGGATAAGLRAAVDVGVRYIASWLGGNGAAAIHNLMEDAATAEISRSQIWQWVKNGTTLDSGDVVTAELVRGVLADVRGELAGELKPEQLEPAVELFEQVALAEEFPDFLTLPAYERIK; from the coding sequence ATGTCTTCTGAAGTCCAGGTGCTGGGCGACCCGGTCGAGCGCGGCGACGAGATCCTCACGCCGGAGGCGCTCGCCTTCCTCGCCGGCCTCCACGACGCCTTCGCCGGCCGCCGCGACGAGCTGCTCCAGGCGCGCGGCAAGCGTCGCGAAGAGGCCCGGACCACCGGCCGGCTCGACTTCCTGCCCGAGACCGAGGAGATCCGCGAAGGCGACTGGCAGGTCGCCGGCGCGCCGCCCGCGCTGCGGGACCGCCGCGTCGAGATCACCGGGCCGACCGACCGCAAGATGACCATCAACGCGCTCAACTCCGGCGCGAAGGTGTGGCTGGCCGACCTCGAGGACGCCAACACCCCGCACTGGGCGAACGTGGTGTCCGGCCAGGTCAACCTCTACGACGCCGTCCGCGAGACGATCACCCTGGAGAGCGGCGGCAAGAGCTACGCGCTGAAGGACGACGTCGAGCACGCGACGATCGTGGTCCGCCCGCGGGGCTGGCACCTGCCCGAGAGCCACCTCACCTTCGGCGGCCGCGAGGGTGTCGGCGCGCTCGTCGACTTCGGCCTGCACTTCTTCCACAACGCGGCCGAGCTGCTCAAGCGCGGCAAGGGCCCGTACTACTACCTGCCGAAGATGGAGAGCCACCTCGAAGCGCGGCTCTGGAACGACGTCTTCACCCACGCCGAGAAGACACTCGGCATCGAGCACGGCACCGTCCGCGCGACCGTGCTGATCGAGACCATCCCGGCCGCGTTCGAGATGGAAGAGATCCTCTACGAGCTGCGCGAGCACGCCTCGGGCCTCAACGCCGGCCGCTGGGACTACCTGTTCAGCGTGATCAAGTACTTCCGCGACGCGGGCGAGAAGTTCGTGCTGCCGGACCGCAACTCGGTCACCATGACCGCGCCGTTCATGCGCGCCTACACCGAGCTGCTGGTGCGCACCTGCCACAAGCGCGGTGCCTTCGCGATCGGCGGCATGGCCGCGTTCATCCCGAGCAAGGACCCCGAGACCAACAAGGGCGCCTTCGAGAAGGTCCACGCGGACAAGTCGCGCGAGGCCGGCGACGGCTTCGACGGTTCCTGGGTCGCGCACCCGGGCATGGTCGAGCTCTGCAAGGAGGAGTTCGACAAGGTCCTCGGCGACAAGCCCAACCAGCTCGACCGCACCCGCGACGAGGTGAGTGTCACGGCCGACCAGCTGCTCGACGTCGCTTCGACGCCGGGCGGGGCGACGGCGGCCGGCCTGCGTGCCGCGGTCGACGTCGGCGTCCGCTACATCGCGTCCTGGCTGGGCGGCAACGGCGCGGCGGCCATCCACAACCTGATGGAGGACGCCGCCACCGCCGAGATCTCGCGCTCGCAGATCTGGCAGTGGGTCAAGAACGGGACCACTTTGGACAGTGGCGACGTCGTGACGGCGGAGCTGGTGCGCGGGGTGCTGGCCGACGTCCGCGGCGAGCTGGCCGGCGAGCTCAAGCCCGAGCAGCTGGAGCCCGCGGTGGAGCTGTTCGAGCAGGTCGCGCTGGCCGAGGAGTTCCCGGACTTCCTGACGCTGCCCGCCTACGAGCGGATCAAGTAG
- a CDS encoding DUF6986 family protein, with translation MRLPEDVYDAADARLAAADARVAAAYPGERPGRQPVHTVYVPASRYKTRLVADWGKQAMRVFIEHGDFLGADADVYERVRAKLLTEPIEDLRIDFEDGYGRVPDDVEDAAARAAGQTLATTGGTPFCGIRFKSFEAATRRRGIRTLDLFLGSLLENGPLPPGFVVTLPKVTAVEQVAVAAEVLARLETAYGLTDGTLRFEVQIETSQSIVDLDGTLSVARIVQAAAGRCSGLHYGTYDYSAGLGIAAAYQSMEHPAADLAKGLMQVAAAGTGVRLSDGSTNKLPIGDALPSAWAEHLRLVRRSLERGFYQGWDLHPHQLPTRFAATYTFYRAGFPEAVERLRAYAEKTSGGVLDEPATAQALAVYLLRGLDCGALDEGELPFGRPELEKYALRLA, from the coding sequence GTGCGGCTGCCCGAGGACGTCTACGACGCCGCCGACGCGCGCCTGGCTGCGGCCGACGCGCGCGTCGCGGCGGCGTACCCGGGCGAGCGGCCGGGACGGCAGCCCGTGCACACGGTCTACGTCCCGGCGTCGCGGTACAAGACCCGCCTGGTGGCCGACTGGGGCAAGCAGGCGATGCGGGTCTTCATCGAGCACGGTGACTTCCTCGGCGCCGACGCGGACGTCTACGAACGCGTCCGCGCGAAGCTGCTGACCGAGCCGATCGAGGACCTGCGGATCGACTTCGAGGACGGCTACGGCCGCGTGCCGGACGACGTCGAGGACGCCGCCGCCCGTGCGGCCGGGCAGACCTTGGCGACGACCGGCGGCACGCCGTTCTGCGGCATCCGCTTCAAGAGCTTCGAAGCGGCGACGCGCCGGCGCGGCATCCGCACCCTGGACCTGTTCCTGGGTTCGTTGCTGGAGAACGGGCCGCTGCCGCCCGGGTTCGTCGTCACGCTGCCGAAGGTGACGGCCGTCGAGCAGGTCGCGGTGGCCGCGGAAGTCCTCGCCCGATTGGAAACCGCGTACGGGCTCACCGACGGCACGCTGCGCTTCGAGGTGCAGATCGAGACGTCCCAGTCCATTGTGGACCTCGACGGCACGCTGTCGGTGGCGCGGATCGTGCAAGCCGCGGCGGGCCGCTGTTCGGGGTTGCACTACGGGACCTACGACTACAGCGCCGGCCTCGGCATCGCGGCGGCGTACCAGAGCATGGAGCACCCGGCGGCTGACCTGGCGAAGGGCCTGATGCAGGTCGCGGCGGCGGGCACCGGTGTCCGCCTCTCGGACGGCTCGACGAACAAGCTCCCGATCGGCGACGCGCTGCCGTCGGCGTGGGCCGAGCACCTGCGGCTCGTGCGAAGGTCCCTGGAACGCGGCTTCTACCAGGGCTGGGACCTGCATCCGCACCAGCTGCCGACCCGCTTCGCGGCGACGTACACGTTCTACCGTGCGGGATTCCCGGAGGCGGTGGAGCGGTTGCGCGCGTACGCGGAGAAGACGTCCGGGGGAGTGCTGGACGAGCCGGCGACGGCACAGGCGCTGGCGGTGTACCTGCTGCGGGGCTTGGACTGCGGTGCGCTCGACGAAGGTGAGCTGCCGTTCGGGCGTCCTGAGCTGGAGAAGTACGCCCTGCGGCTCGCGTGA
- a CDS encoding DUF2786 domain-containing protein, with product MGKRKQVRVGPPPATVEEFGAALLAAAPGDADRLAPDFTLPAELAEAAHRTGQQLIGRACRGGWLPEDLHQAARRRLDEFAGSYLLDTLAAYAGQFTTVHPGWREQLEAAGAVRWWTETEPHLPQWAAKHILTPSEAVAAVVEAFSLLKTLPPVTVVLPAPGTPLERPVRQHVDEKKLSRVRALLAKAESSSFPEEAEALSAKAQELMTRHALDRVLVESAEAAPDRPAARRIWLDTPYTDAKSLLVHVVATANRCHAVFDPRWEFVTVVGDEDDLDSVALLTTSLLVQATRAMIADPAGRSRPFRKSFLVSYATRIGERLERAAEATIAQEPELLPVLASHEKNVAAAFTTLFPEVVNKSVTVRSHEGWGAGRAAADRARLGE from the coding sequence GTGGGCAAGCGGAAGCAGGTTCGCGTCGGCCCGCCGCCGGCGACGGTCGAAGAATTCGGCGCCGCGCTGCTCGCCGCCGCACCGGGTGACGCCGACCGGCTGGCGCCGGATTTCACCCTGCCTGCCGAACTCGCCGAAGCCGCGCACCGGACCGGGCAGCAGCTGATCGGCCGGGCGTGCCGGGGTGGCTGGCTGCCCGAGGACCTCCACCAGGCGGCCCGGCGGCGCCTCGACGAGTTCGCCGGCTCGTACCTGCTCGACACGCTCGCCGCCTACGCCGGGCAGTTCACCACCGTGCACCCGGGGTGGCGGGAGCAGCTCGAGGCGGCAGGCGCCGTCCGCTGGTGGACGGAGACCGAGCCGCACCTGCCGCAATGGGCGGCGAAGCACATCCTCACGCCGTCCGAAGCGGTGGCCGCGGTCGTCGAAGCCTTCAGCCTGCTGAAGACGCTGCCGCCGGTGACCGTGGTTCTGCCCGCGCCGGGGACCCCGCTGGAGCGTCCGGTCCGGCAGCACGTCGACGAGAAGAAGCTGAGCCGGGTCCGTGCGCTGCTCGCCAAGGCGGAGTCGAGCTCGTTCCCGGAGGAAGCCGAGGCGCTTTCGGCGAAGGCGCAGGAGCTGATGACCCGCCACGCCCTCGACCGCGTGCTGGTCGAGAGCGCCGAGGCGGCACCCGATCGGCCCGCGGCCCGCCGGATCTGGCTCGACACGCCGTACACCGACGCGAAGTCCTTGCTGGTCCACGTGGTCGCGACGGCCAACCGCTGCCACGCGGTCTTCGACCCGCGCTGGGAGTTCGTCACCGTCGTCGGCGACGAGGACGACCTGGACTCGGTCGCGCTGCTGACGACGTCCCTGCTGGTCCAGGCGACGCGGGCGATGATCGCCGACCCCGCCGGCCGGTCGCGGCCGTTCCGGAAGTCGTTCCTGGTCTCCTACGCCACCCGGATCGGCGAGCGGCTCGAACGGGCGGCGGAAGCGACGATCGCCCAGGAGCCGGAGCTGCTGCCGGTGCTGGCTTCGCACGAGAAGAACGTGGCCGCGGCCTTCACCACGCTCTTCCCCGAAGTGGTGAACAAATCGGTGACCGTGCGCAGCCACGAAGGCTGGGGCGCGGGCCGCGCGGCCGCCGACCGCGCCCGGCTTGGTGAGTGA
- the dctA gene encoding C4-dicarboxylate transporter DctA: MAENKKRWWTSVFLQLLVAVVAGVLVGHLWPVLGAQLKPVGDGFIRLIKMIIAPLIFCVVVTGIAAVGDIKAVGRIGLKAIVYFEVVTTFALLFGLLVANVFRPGAGLDINPATLDPHAVTAQTKGGQLPSAGDFLLHTIPDSVVNAFAQNQLLQVLVFAVFFGVALAAIGRERAPLVLDFVDQVQQVIFKVMGWIMRVAPLGAFGAMAFIIGQYGLSTLGTYAKLIAACYGAAVLFTLVLAAISRFYAGVSVWKFLRYAREEFLLALGTASTESVMPRIMAKLTDAGCSRAATGLVVPTGYSFNLDGATIYLSICTVFLAQAFGVEMTLGQQLLAVLILMLTSKGMAGVPGSSFLALSATAAAIGAFPVAGVALLLGADRLMDSMRVFVNLLGNCVATFVVAKSEGQLDRARLRETLEGATPVPA, encoded by the coding sequence ATGGCGGAGAACAAGAAGCGCTGGTGGACGTCGGTGTTCCTGCAGCTGCTCGTGGCGGTGGTCGCGGGCGTGCTGGTCGGACACCTCTGGCCGGTGCTCGGCGCCCAGCTCAAACCGGTTGGGGATGGCTTCATCCGGCTGATCAAGATGATCATCGCGCCACTCATCTTCTGCGTCGTGGTGACCGGGATCGCGGCCGTCGGCGACATCAAAGCGGTCGGACGAATCGGACTCAAGGCCATCGTCTACTTCGAGGTCGTCACGACGTTCGCGTTGCTCTTCGGCCTGCTCGTGGCGAACGTCTTCCGGCCCGGTGCCGGGCTGGACATCAACCCGGCGACGCTCGACCCGCACGCCGTCACCGCCCAGACCAAGGGCGGGCAGCTGCCGTCGGCCGGGGATTTCCTGCTGCACACCATCCCCGACAGCGTGGTGAACGCGTTCGCGCAGAACCAGCTGCTGCAGGTGCTGGTGTTCGCAGTGTTCTTCGGGGTGGCGCTCGCCGCGATCGGGCGGGAGCGGGCGCCGCTGGTGCTGGATTTCGTGGACCAGGTGCAGCAGGTCATCTTCAAGGTGATGGGCTGGATCATGCGGGTCGCGCCGCTGGGCGCGTTCGGCGCGATGGCGTTCATCATCGGCCAATACGGTCTGTCCACTTTGGGCACCTACGCCAAGTTGATCGCCGCGTGCTACGGCGCGGCCGTGCTCTTCACGCTCGTGCTCGCCGCGATCTCCCGGTTCTACGCCGGGGTTTCGGTCTGGAAGTTCCTGCGCTACGCGCGCGAAGAGTTCCTGCTCGCGCTGGGCACGGCCTCGACGGAGTCGGTGATGCCGCGGATCATGGCCAAGCTCACCGACGCGGGCTGCTCCCGCGCGGCGACGGGCCTGGTCGTCCCGACCGGGTATTCGTTCAACCTCGACGGCGCGACCATCTACCTGTCGATCTGCACGGTGTTCCTGGCCCAGGCGTTCGGCGTGGAGATGACGCTCGGCCAGCAGCTGCTGGCGGTGCTGATCCTGATGCTGACGTCGAAGGGCATGGCGGGCGTCCCGGGCTCGAGCTTCCTGGCTCTGTCGGCGACGGCCGCGGCGATCGGCGCGTTCCCGGTGGCGGGCGTGGCCCTGCTGCTGGGCGCGGACCGCCTGATGGACTCGATGCGCGTGTTCGTCAACCTGCTCGGCAACTGCGTGGCGACGTTCGTGGTGGCGAAGTCCGAAGGTCAGCTGGACCGCGCCCGGCTGCGGGAGACGCTGGAGGGAGCGACGCCGGTCCCGGCTTAG
- a CDS encoding MarR family winged helix-turn-helix transcriptional regulator, whose translation MDPDIGSARQAADDARVLAFGQLQGAAHRLGYLLGRALERECGITHLMYEVLLLVGRTGEDGLTMRSIAQEQVLTTGGATRLVDRMVAIGLVTRTASPSDRRVQLVRLTALGEETTVRASRLHVENIEQFFFGPLPEDHRERFADDLRTLSHFARNALPRLR comes from the coding sequence GTGGATCCCGACATCGGTTCGGCCCGGCAGGCCGCGGATGACGCCCGCGTGCTGGCCTTCGGGCAGCTGCAAGGCGCGGCGCACCGGCTCGGGTACCTGCTCGGGCGGGCGCTGGAGCGCGAATGCGGGATCACGCACCTGATGTACGAGGTCCTGCTGCTCGTGGGCCGCACCGGTGAGGACGGGCTGACCATGCGCTCGATCGCGCAGGAACAGGTGCTCACCACCGGCGGCGCGACCCGGCTGGTCGACCGGATGGTCGCGATCGGGCTGGTGACCCGCACCGCTTCCCCCAGCGACCGGCGCGTCCAGCTCGTCCGGCTGACCGCGCTCGGCGAGGAGACCACCGTGCGGGCCAGCCGCCTGCACGTCGAGAACATCGAGCAGTTCTTCTTCGGCCCGCTGCCCGAGGACCACCGCGAGCGGTTCGCCGACGACCTGCGGACGTTGAGCCACTTCGCCCGGAACGCCCTCCCCCGGCTGCGCTAA
- a CDS encoding PucR family transcriptional regulator, whose amino-acid sequence MTTVKTLLGLPGLRLRPRAGTDLLDRPVTRIYVTELSDPGRYLSAGELVLSGLLWWHAPGDAEPFVAALARAGAAALAASGADSGGIPDDVVDACVRHRIPLLEVPDDLSFSVITEQVVLALAAASDSARKRLQAAAEAPVETLLDRAAAELGLPCWVLSGLGRLIAGTAPLPMPAEDVVRRHAAREPGPLTLVPVEGRHAVPWLIAVGGPLSTAQAELAEEVAGLVGVTRARESRLEVALPEEVCVVGLRTEGSDESRDVLSEWLPDALLLETAGETSYAATARPPSPAGLSIVEPLLRAKRIVCGVSDPGPRDEAAESARYAVAAAARRTGRVAVVPAGDVDVHELLLAGAPDGVRAALRRRVLGPLLAYDAEQHTDLVHTVRVFLECSGSPTRAAKALHVHVNTLRYRIGRAGELLGADLTEFTDQLDVYLALRAGD is encoded by the coding sequence ATGACGACCGTGAAAACTCTGCTGGGCCTGCCCGGGCTGCGGCTGCGCCCGCGGGCCGGGACCGACCTGCTCGACCGGCCGGTGACGCGCATCTACGTCACGGAGCTGTCCGACCCCGGACGGTACCTGTCGGCCGGTGAGCTGGTGCTTTCCGGCCTGCTCTGGTGGCACGCCCCGGGCGACGCCGAGCCGTTCGTGGCCGCACTGGCCCGCGCGGGCGCGGCAGCGCTGGCCGCGTCCGGCGCCGACTCGGGCGGCATCCCGGACGACGTCGTCGACGCCTGCGTCCGGCACCGGATCCCGCTGCTGGAGGTGCCCGACGACCTGTCGTTCTCGGTGATCACCGAGCAGGTCGTGCTGGCGCTGGCGGCCGCGTCCGACAGCGCGCGCAAACGTTTGCAGGCGGCCGCGGAGGCGCCGGTCGAGACGCTGCTGGACCGCGCGGCGGCGGAACTCGGGCTGCCTTGCTGGGTGCTGTCGGGCCTGGGCCGGCTGATCGCGGGCACGGCCCCGCTGCCGATGCCGGCCGAAGACGTCGTCCGCCGGCACGCGGCGCGTGAGCCGGGGCCCCTGACGCTGGTCCCGGTCGAGGGGCGGCACGCGGTGCCGTGGCTGATCGCCGTCGGCGGGCCGCTGAGCACCGCGCAGGCCGAGCTGGCCGAGGAGGTGGCGGGGCTCGTCGGGGTCACGCGGGCCCGGGAGTCCCGGCTCGAGGTGGCGTTGCCCGAGGAGGTGTGCGTCGTCGGGTTGCGGACCGAAGGCAGTGACGAGAGCCGGGACGTCCTGAGCGAGTGGCTGCCGGACGCGCTGCTGCTCGAGACCGCCGGGGAAACGTCGTACGCGGCGACCGCACGGCCGCCGTCCCCGGCCGGTTTGTCCATTGTGGAGCCACTGCTGCGGGCGAAGCGAATCGTCTGCGGCGTCAGCGATCCAGGCCCGCGTGACGAGGCGGCGGAGAGCGCGCGGTACGCGGTGGCGGCGGCGGCCCGGCGGACGGGCCGGGTGGCGGTGGTTCCGGCCGGCGACGTCGACGTGCACGAGCTGCTGCTGGCGGGAGCGCCGGACGGGGTGCGGGCAGCCCTGCGCAGGCGCGTACTCGGGCCGCTGCTGGCCTACGACGCGGAGCAGCACACCGATCTCGTGCACACGGTCCGGGTGTTCCTGGAGTGCTCGGGCTCGCCGACCCGGGCGGCGAAGGCGTTGCACGTCCACGTCAACACGCTGCGGTACCGCATCGGGCGCGCGGGCGAGCTGCTGGGCGCGGACCTGACGGAGTTCACCGACCAGCTCGACGTGTACCTCGCCTTGCGCGCCGGCGACTAG
- a CDS encoding FAD binding domain-containing protein, whose product MEFLRPTTLAEALALKAGQPGAVPIAGGTDVMVELNFDHRRPEALLDLTTVPELTGWSASDGTVRLGAGVPYSRVITEVGESVPALAMASRTVGSPQIRNRGTVGGNLGAASPAGDTHPVLLALDARVEVASVRGTRLLAAEEFYVGVKRHALAPDELITAVHLPAHAGPQQFAKVGTRNAMVIAVCSFALSLRQGEVGAAIGSAAPTPRRAREAEDFLAAELPWTSSEPLPDSLKRRFGDLVAAAAAPIDDVRGSAAYRKHALGVLARRTLTWAWEEHRTGERACA is encoded by the coding sequence GTGGAGTTCCTGCGTCCCACGACGCTCGCCGAGGCTCTGGCGCTGAAGGCCGGGCAGCCCGGCGCGGTGCCGATCGCCGGTGGCACCGACGTCATGGTCGAGCTGAACTTCGACCACCGGCGTCCCGAAGCCCTGCTGGACCTGACCACCGTCCCCGAGCTGACCGGGTGGTCCGCATCGGACGGCACGGTCCGGCTCGGCGCCGGTGTCCCGTACTCCCGGGTCATCACCGAAGTGGGTGAATCCGTCCCCGCGCTGGCCATGGCCTCCCGCACCGTCGGGTCCCCGCAGATCCGCAACCGCGGCACCGTCGGCGGCAACCTCGGCGCCGCGTCCCCCGCCGGGGACACCCACCCGGTGCTGCTCGCCCTGGACGCGCGGGTCGAGGTGGCCTCCGTGCGGGGCACCCGCCTCCTGGCCGCGGAGGAGTTCTACGTCGGCGTGAAACGGCACGCACTGGCTCCGGACGAGCTGATCACCGCCGTCCACCTGCCCGCGCACGCCGGGCCGCAGCAGTTCGCCAAGGTCGGCACGCGCAACGCGATGGTCATCGCGGTCTGCTCCTTCGCGCTGTCGCTCCGGCAAGGCGAGGTCGGCGCGGCGATCGGCTCGGCCGCGCCGACCCCGCGCCGCGCCCGGGAGGCGGAGGACTTCCTGGCCGCCGAGCTGCCGTGGACGTCGTCCGAGCCGCTGCCGGACTCCCTGAAGCGCCGCTTCGGCGACCTGGTCGCCGCGGCCGCCGCGCCGATCGACGACGTCCGGGGCAGCGCCGCGTATCGGAAGCACGCACTCGGGGTACTAGCGCGGCGTACGTTGACTTGGGCCTGGGAAGAACACCGGACGGGAGAGCGCGCATGCGCCTGA